In Salvelinus alpinus chromosome 22, SLU_Salpinus.1, whole genome shotgun sequence, one genomic interval encodes:
- the LOC139548987 gene encoding serine/threonine-protein kinase PAK 4-like produces the protein MFTKKKKPRVQISAPSNFEHRVHTDFDEQEQKFVGLPRQWQSLIEDTAKRPKPFIDVTVITTVEPRKTIVRGSKIAVDGSLTWLLDEFDTMSVTRSNSLRRGSPPIQPRRDSGSSGGGGHENGDLAHRPHHHPDHYGDIRDRERPRPDQLAGGDPRQPQRVPRSQREDGRPQQQPRGQEPSSRHRERERPGPPPPPPKPSDMDPLDHHDQVVRRDGPSDKRPKSSYTGRDGSPQSPRDKRPLSGPNIRMPNLPVTEGVIKTAQQSSRPFNTYPRADSEGGRSPTSQELKPARPHEAPPHNGPSSASSRDGGKAPQKGQLRGDPHHTSHPVLGPEPPHGHQQQKAPVPRPPAPALPPQQALSPQREPQRVSHEQFRAALQMVVDPGDPRTYLDHYIKIGEGSTGIVCIATVKSTGKLVAVKKMDLRKQQRRELLFNEVVIMRDYHHDNVVEMYNSYLVGDELWVVMEFLEGGALTDIVTHTRMNEEQIATVCLSVLKALSVLHTQGVIHRDIKSDSILLTHDGRVKLSDFGFCAQVSKEVQRRKSLVGTPYWMAPELISRLPYGPEVDIWSLGVMVIEMVDGEPPYFNEPPLKAMKMIRDNLPPKLKNLHKVSPLLKGFLDKLLVRDPTQRASANELLKHPFLSKAGPPSCIVPLMRQNRMR, from the exons ATGTTCACTAAGAAGAAGAAGCCCCGTGTCCAGATCTCGGCGCCCTCCAACTTCGAGCACCGCGTGCACACAGACTTTGACGAGCAGGAACAGAAGTTTGTGGGGCTGCCGCGGCAATGGCAGTCTCTGATCGAGGACACGGCCAAGAGGCCCAAGCCCTTCATCGACGTCACCGTCATCACCACGGTGGAGCCCCGCAAG ACCATAGTGCGGGGTAGTAAGATCGCTGTGGACGGCTCGCTGACATGGCTGCTGGATGAGTTTGACACCATGTCGGTGACCCGCTCCAACTCCCTGAGGCGAGGCAGCCCCCCTATCCAGCCCCGCAGAGACTCCGGGtcctcggggggggggggccaTGAGAACGGGGACCTGGCACACCGGCCACACCACCACCCAGATCACTATGGAGACATCAGAGACAG GGAGCGGCCCAGGCCGGACCAGTTAGCTGGTGGAGACCCCCGGCAGCCCCAGCGGGTACCCCGCTCTCAGCGAGAGGACGGCAGGCCACAGCAGCAGCCCCGGGGCCAGGAACCAAGCAGCAGGCACCGAGAGAGGGAGCGTCCCGGCCCACCCCCTCCCCCGCCAAAGCCCAGTGACATGGACCCACTGGACCACCACGACCAGGTAGTCCGCAGGGACGGGCCCAGCGACAAGAGGCCTAAGTCCAGCTACACGGGCAGGGACGGCAGCCCCCAGTCGCCCCGGGATAAGAGGCCTCTCTCGGGGCCCAACATCCGTATGCCTAACCTGCCTGTCACAGAGGGGGTGATAAAAACAGCACAGCAGAGCAGCAGGCCGTTCAACACCTACCCCCGCGCTGACAGTGAAGGAGGAAGGAGCCCCACCAGCCAG GAGCTGAAGCCAGCCAGACCACACGAAGCACCGCCACACAACGGTCCTTCTAGTGCCTCCAGCCGAGACGGGGGAAAAGCACCACAGAAGGGCCAGCTACGAGGAGACCCCCACCACACCTCCCACCCTGTCCTGGGCCCTGAGCCCCCACACGGCCACCAGCAGCAGAAGGCTCCAGTTCCCCGCCCCCCGGCCCCTGCCCTACCACCACAGCAGGCCCTATCGCCCCAGAGGGAGCCCCAGCGGGTGTCCCATGAACAGTTCCGTGCCGCGCTGCAGATGGTGGTGGATCCGGGTGACCCGCGCACCTACCTGGACCACTACATCAAGATTGGAGAGGGCTCCACCGGCATTGTGTGCATTGCCACCGTCAAGAGCACCGGCAAACTGGTGGCTGTCAAGAAGATGGACCTGCGCAAGCAGCAGCGCCGGGAGCTGCTATTCAATGAG GTGGTGATCATGCGGGACTATCACCATGACAACGTGGTGGAGATGTACAACAGCTACCTGGTGGGAGATGAACTCTGGGTCGTCATGGAGTTCCTGGAGGGAGGGGCTCTGACTGACATTGTCACACACACCAG gatgAATGAGGAGCAGATAGCCACAGTGTGCCTGTCTGTGCTGAAGGCTCTGTCAGTGCTGCACACCCAGGGTGTCATCCACAGGGACATCAAGAGTGACTCCATCTTGCTCACCCACGACGGCAGA GTGAAGCTGTCAGACTTTGGCTTCTGCGCCCAGGTGTCGAAAGAGGTCCAGCGGCGCAAGTCCCTGGTGGGCACACCGTACTGGATGGCCCCGGAGCTCATCTCACGACTGCCTTATGGGCCTGAG GTGGACATCTGGTCCTTGGGGGTGATGGTGATCGAGATGGTGGACGGAGAGCCCCCCTATTTCAATGAGCCCCCCCTCAAAGCTATGAAGATGATCCGTGACAACCTACCACCCAAACTCAAGAACTTACACAAG GTTTCTCCTCTCCTCAAGGGCTTCCTGGACAAATTGTTGGTGCGAGACCCCACCCAGAGGGCCTCAGCCAATGAGCTACTCAAGCACCCCTTCCTGAGCAAGGCTGGCCCGCCCTCCTGCATTGTGCCTCTCATGAGGCAGAACCGCATGAGATGA
- the LOC139549725 gene encoding sushi domain-containing protein 6-like isoform X1, translating into MSARRESLWLCGHVTLGYGLFLLVALPDLATGRLGNCSHPLVPEHGGFHCEPSPCRGFPQKSLIYYFCEPGYTIPKEVHSSRCRHGKWIPSVPTCLSTPDIHVNYEDQVAHSLPSVATTAVGVSIFLLTTTACLVIKSRLFPCHSHSRRSSDQMDLMVDGLPVSLPTYEEAVYGSWGQHLPPCRGPTQLLLAQEAPGPSLAHNQSDSSHLIHQSNQSPEILPPPYEEIQSRPRESQSEVDVRAIQVALPDDKDI; encoded by the exons ATGTCTGCGCGGCGGGAGTCTCTATGGCTGTGTGGACACGTCACTCTGGGCTACGGGCTCTTTCTCCTGGTCGCCCTTCCAGACCTCGCCACAG GCAGGCTAGGGAACTGCAGCCACCCTCTGGTGCCAGAACACGGGGGCTTCCACTGCGAGCCCTCCCCCTGCCGAGGCTTCCCACAGAAGAGCTTGATCTACTACTTCTGTGAGCCCGGCTACACCATCCCAAAAGAGGTGCACAGCTCGCGTTGCCGCCACGGCAAATGGATCCCCAGCGTGCCCACCTGTCTGTCCACACCAG ACATACATGTTAACTATGAGGACCAGGTGGCACACTCACTCCCCAGCGTTGCCACGACGGCGGTGGGAGTGTCCATATTCCTTCTCACCACCACGGCTTGCTTGGTGATCAAGTCCCGCCTTTTTCCCTGTCACTCACACAG CAGGCGCTCCTCTGACCAGATGGATCTGATGGTGGATGGCCTGCCTGTGTCTCTGCCCACCTATGAGGAGGCTGTCTACGGGAGCTGGGGGCAACACCTGCCCCCCTGCAGAGGGCCCACCCAGCTCCTATTGGCCCAGGAGGCTCCAGGTCCATCATTAGCTCACAACCAATCAGATTCCAGTCACCTTATCCATCAATCCAATCAAAGCCCCGAGATCCTTCCGCCCCCTTACGAGGAGATCCAATCCCGTCccagagagagtcagagtgagGTGGACGTGCGGGCCATACAAGTTGCACTTCCCGATGACAAGGACATTTGA
- the LOC139549725 gene encoding sushi domain-containing protein 6-like isoform X2: MSARRESLWLCGHVTLGYGLFLLVALPDLATGRLGNCSHPLVPEHGGFHCEPSPCRGFPQKSLIYYFCEPGYTIPKEVHSSRCRHGKWIPSVPTCLSTPDIHVNYEDQVAHSLPSVATTAVGVSIFLLTTTACLVIKSRLFPCHSHRRSSDQMDLMVDGLPVSLPTYEEAVYGSWGQHLPPCRGPTQLLLAQEAPGPSLAHNQSDSSHLIHQSNQSPEILPPPYEEIQSRPRESQSEVDVRAIQVALPDDKDI; encoded by the exons ATGTCTGCGCGGCGGGAGTCTCTATGGCTGTGTGGACACGTCACTCTGGGCTACGGGCTCTTTCTCCTGGTCGCCCTTCCAGACCTCGCCACAG GCAGGCTAGGGAACTGCAGCCACCCTCTGGTGCCAGAACACGGGGGCTTCCACTGCGAGCCCTCCCCCTGCCGAGGCTTCCCACAGAAGAGCTTGATCTACTACTTCTGTGAGCCCGGCTACACCATCCCAAAAGAGGTGCACAGCTCGCGTTGCCGCCACGGCAAATGGATCCCCAGCGTGCCCACCTGTCTGTCCACACCAG ACATACATGTTAACTATGAGGACCAGGTGGCACACTCACTCCCCAGCGTTGCCACGACGGCGGTGGGAGTGTCCATATTCCTTCTCACCACCACGGCTTGCTTGGTGATCAAGTCCCGCCTTTTTCCCTGTCACTCACACAG GCGCTCCTCTGACCAGATGGATCTGATGGTGGATGGCCTGCCTGTGTCTCTGCCCACCTATGAGGAGGCTGTCTACGGGAGCTGGGGGCAACACCTGCCCCCCTGCAGAGGGCCCACCCAGCTCCTATTGGCCCAGGAGGCTCCAGGTCCATCATTAGCTCACAACCAATCAGATTCCAGTCACCTTATCCATCAATCCAATCAAAGCCCCGAGATCCTTCCGCCCCCTTACGAGGAGATCCAATCCCGTCccagagagagtcagagtgagGTGGACGTGCGGGCCATACAAGTTGCACTTCCCGATGACAAGGACATTTGA